From the Eleutherodactylus coqui strain aEleCoq1 chromosome 9, aEleCoq1.hap1, whole genome shotgun sequence genome, the window GGGATATAAAGACCGCACAGTATTGGGGTGTGAGGGATGTAAAGACCGCACAGTATTGGGGTGTGAGGGATGTAAAGACCGCACAGTATTGGGGTGTGAGGGATGTAAAGACCGCACAGTATTGGGGTGTGAGGGATGTAAAGACCGCACAGTATTGGGGTGTGAGGGATGTAAAGACCGCACAGTATTGGGGTGTGAGGGATGTAAAGACCGCACAGTATTGGGGTGTGAGGGATGTAAAGACCGCACAGTATTGGGGCGTGAGGGATGTAAAGACCGCACAGTATTGGGGCGTGAGGGATGTAAAGACCGCACAGTATTGGGGAGTGAGGGATGTAAAGACCGCACAGTATTGGGGCGTGAGGGATGTAAAGACCGCACAGTATTGGGGCGTGAGGGATATAAAGACCGCACAGTATTGGGGTGTGAGGGATATAAAGACCGCACAGTATTGGGGTGTGAGGGATGTAAAGACCGCACAGTATTGGGGTGTGAGGGATATAAAGACCGCACAGTATTGGGGTGTGAGGGATGTAAAGACCGCACAGTATTGGGGCGTGGGGGATGCGAGGACCGCACAGTATTGGGGCGTGGGGGATGCGAGGACCGCACAGTATTGGGGCGTGGGGGATGCGAGGACCGCACAGTATTGGGGCGTGGGGGATGCGAGGACCGCACAGTATTGGGGCGTGGGGGATGCGAGGACCGCACATTATTGGGGCGTGGGGGATGCGAGGACCGCACAGTATTGGGGCGTGAGGGATGCGAGGACCGCACAGTATTGGGGCGTGGGGGATGCGAGGACCGCACAGTATTGGGGCGTGGGGGATGCGAGGACCGCACAGTATTGGGGCGTGGGGGATGCGAGGACCGCACAGTATTGGGGCGTGGGGGATACGAGGACCGCACAGTATTGGGGCGTGGGGGATGCGAGGACCGCACAGTATTGGGGCGTGAGGGATGCGAGGACCGCACAGTATTGGGGCGTGAGGGATGCGAGGACCGCACAGTATTGGGGCGTGAGGGATGCGAGGACCGCACAGTATTGGGGCGTGAGGGATGCGAGGCCCGCACAGTATTGGGGCGTGAGGGATGCGAGGCCCGCACAGTATTGGGGCGTGAGGGATGCGGGGCCCGCACAGTATTGGGGCGTGAGGGATGCGGGGCCCGCACAGTATTGGGGCGTGAGGGATGCGGGGCCCGCACAGTATTGGGGCGTGAGGGGTGCGAGGACCGCACAGTATTGGGGCGTGAGGGGTGCGAGGACCGCACAGTATTGGGGCGTGAGGGGTGCGAGGACCGCACAGTATTGGGGCGTGAGGGGTGCGGGGCCCGCACAGTATTAAATTCGCCGGTCTTCTTACGCGCTGTTTCTGTGTTTGTTGCAGCGGATGCGTGGGCAGGTGGAGGGTCACCAGCCCCTCTTCAACGGTCTGGAGAATGATCTCGGCAAGGCTCGAGAGGTGAGTGAGAAGATGCTGCGAGCTCACAGCGAACGGGACGTGGACCTGGAGAGATACCGGGAGAAAGTGCAGCAGCTGCTGGAGCGCTGGCAGGCCATTGTCCTGCAGATAGACTTGAGGCAGCGAGAACTGGAGCAGCTGGGCAAACAGCTCCGCTACTACCGAGAGAGCTATGAGTGGCTCATCCGATGGATACAGGATGCTAAGCAGCGCCAGGAGAAGATCCAGTCTGTGCCCATCACCGACAGCAGAACTGTCAAGGAGCAACTACAGGAGGAAAAGGTAGGGATCCCAGGAACAGGAGCTGTGTAATCGGATTGGGGATGGGGCCACATACAACGCAACAAGAATAACTCCACCCAACAGGCGGATATGGAAGGGAAAATATTAGCTGTTCCTGCCCCAATATCATACTGGCCTTAGTTCATAATTTGTCTGGAGCGATCCTTTATAATAGATGAGGGAGGTCACCTATCATGAACTGACTTTATACAGAGGGTCATTAATAAAACGTCTATCCCATGTTCACAGAAACTGCtggaggaaagtgagaaaaaccgCGTGAAAGTTGACGAATGCCAGAAGTACGCCAAGCAGTATATCGATGCCATCAAGGTGAGAGGAATACACTCGCATGCCACAGCCACCACCAATATACATTACTCCTTGATTATATAGCGAAagctgagtgcagctctgcagtataatacagaatgggaCTCAGGATCCGTACAAGATAAATAATGTATGAATGCAATGACTCCATTGATTAGATGGAGTAATTCTGTGTGTGACTCAGTATTTATTGGTGATGGGAACTGTAATGGTAATTTGGTTCCTACTACTGCTGAATCTATCCACTCTTCTAGGACTTTGAGCTCCAGTTAGTGACATACAAAGCTCAGTTGGAGCCAGTTGCATCACCTGTCAAGAAGCCAAAAGTGCAGTCTACATCTGACAACATCATCCAGGAGGTGAGGGCATCTTGGCACCTTCTCATGATCATTGCCATCCTGCTTGGCATGTGATGTGGGGCCTGATCATCTCTCTTACTTTCTTGCAGTATGTGGAGCTTCGGACCAAGTACAGTGAACTCACCACATTGACCAGTCAGTATATCAAATTCATCACCGAGACGCTGCGTCgtctggaggaagaggaggtatgaTCCTGACATTGTACCCAGTACTTGTCATACTGGTGCCAcaccaggtaccctggcataccCCACTCTAAATAGAAGTCCGTTCATTAGTATCCTGGATAAGGCAGCACCAGGTTCAGCGCACGATTATGGTGTTTCGGACTGGACTAATATTGAACCATACATTTATAAAGCTCATGTGACTGTGCAAATTTCTGCCAATTCTTGCTGAGGATGGGTGAAGAACTGCTGCAAAAAGACTGCACCCAACCTAAAGAATATGATGCCCGTCATATACCGTGCTGTCAGTTAATGGCAGAGTATCCTGCTTTGCTCTGTATATGGACCTGGTCTGGGAACAGTCCATTCCCCAGGTCACTGCGATCTGTAGGCACCAGATTTGTACAATGTCTAAAGCCACTAGAGCACGGACCTAGTCACAATGTACAACACCCTACTCTGGTAATATAGAGACagggaatcgcagcatgcctcATACACACGGTGCCCCATTGTCATATATAGTCCCATTCAGATGACTAGTATACAATACACAGTGCCGCAGACCATTAGCATGATGCATATATCCCCATTCAGAGTTCGAGTATACAATGCACAGTGCCCCATTCTAGTACCTACTATAATATAATGCATATATCCCGATTTTAAATGACCAGTATACAGTGCACAGCACCTATTTCTAGTACATAGTATAATACATATATTTCCATTCTTGGGACCAGTATACAAAACCCTGGTTTAAAGGTCTTCCCTCTATCTCCATTCTATAATGTGGCGACCGCCATTCGTGTACAGAGACTGTGACTCAGGGAGAGTATTTTACTTTACCTTTATATTTTCTAGCTGCCTAGATGGCGTCGGGTACATGTGCCACCCCACATACATCCTCTCATCCCTTTGTGTTCAGCCATTGTTCTTACTTATGTTTGGTTTTTGACCATAGAATtattttttccatctgttttatttttcttttttctttttcttttttgtgtctcCATtgtccctctccacccctctataCCTGCCCTCACCCGTCCTCCCTCTGTTCCCACCCCACCCTCCTTCAGAGAGCGGCTAAGAAGCTGAAAGAGGAAGAAAGGAAGAAGCTGGCAGAGGTAGAGGCCCAGCTTGAGAAACAGAGGCAGTTGGCTGAGGCTCACGCACAGGCCAAAGCCCTGGCTGAAAAAGAGGCCTTAGAACTGCGACTGAACATGCAAGAAGAAGTCAGCAAAAGGGAGGTTGTTGCTGTCGATGCCGAGCAGCAGAAGAAGAACATTCAGCAGGAGCTGCATCAGATGAAGCAAATCTCTGAAACAGAGATCAAAACCAAAGTGAAACTGATTGAAGAGGCCGAGTACAACCGCAAAAAAGTGGAGGAGGAGATCAGGATTATCCGACTGCAACTAGAAACCAGCCAGAAGCAAAAGCTCGGTGCCGAAGATGAGCTCAAGGAATTGAGAGCCagggcagaggaggcagagaggcagAAGAAACTAGCACAAGAAGAAGCTGAACGTCTGCGAAAACAGGTGAAGGATGAGGCCCAAAAGAAGAGagaggcagaagaagagttacaGCGCAAGATTCAGGCTGAGAAAGATGCGGCCAGAGAAAAGCAAAGGGCTCTAGATGATCTGGAGAAATTGAGGCTACAAgctgaggaggctgagaggaggaTGAAACAAGCAGAactagagaaagagagacagatcaAACAAGCTCATGATGTGGCCCAACAGAGTGCTGAAGCGACACTACAGAGCAAACGCATGTCATTCCTGGAGAAGACCACCCAGTTGGAAATGTCCCTGCAACAAGAGCATATCACCGTTACCCACCTGCAAGAGGAGGCTGAACGTCTAAAGAGGCAGCAGTTAGAGGCTGAAAATGCAAAGGAGGAAGCTGAGCGAGAGTTAGAAAAATGGAGACAGAAAGCCAATGAAGCTCTCAGGCTAAGGCTCCAGGCAGAGGAAATAGCCCATAAGAAAACTCTAGCGCAAGAAGAAGCTGAGAAACAGAAGGAAGATGCAGAAAGAGAGGCCCGCAAGAGAGCCAAAACTGAAGATTCTGCTCTGCGCCAGAAGGAACTAGCCGAGGAAGAACTGGTGAAACAGAGAAAGCTGGCTGAACAAACTGCTTCCCATAAACTGTTTGCTGAACAAGAGCTGATCCGGCTGAAGGCAGAGGTGGATAATGGTGAACAGCAACGTTTGGTTCTGGAGGAAGATCTCTTCCGCCTCAAGAATGAAGTTAATGAAGCAATCCAGAGAAGAAGAGGACTGGAGGAAGAACTTGCCAAGGTGCGTGCTGAAATGGAGATCCTTTTGAAGGCCAAAACCAAAACAGAAGAAGACTCTCGCTCTGCAAGTGAAAAGTCTAAGCAGATGTTGGAAGAAGAAGCAAACAAGTTGAGAGAGCTTGCAGAAGAAGCTGCCAGGTTGCGTGCTCTCTCAGAAGAAGCCAAGAAGCAAAGACAATTAGCAGAAGAAGATGCTACACGACAGAGGGCTGAAGCAGAAAGGATCCTGAAAGAAAAGTTGGCCGCCATCAATGAGGCCACACGGTTAAAGACAGAAGCTGAGATAGCCTTGAAGGAGAAGGAAGCTGAGAATGAGCGCCTCAGAAGATTAGCCGAAGATGAAGCTTATCAACGAAAACTACTGGAAGAGCAAGCCACTCAACACAAGCAAGACATCGAAGAGAAAATTCTGCTGCTTAAACAATCCTCTGAGAGCGAGTTGGAAAGGCAAAAGAATATTGTGGATGAGACCGTGAAGCAGAGGAGAATCATTGAAGAAGAGATACGAATCCTGAAAATAAACTTTGAAAAGGCCTCAGTGGGCAAATCCGACCTGGAACTAGAACttcaaaaactgaaaaacattgCAGACGAAACACAAAAGAGCAAGGAAAAAGCAGAGCGAGAAGCAGAAATGCAACGACAGCTAGCTCTAGAGGAGGAGGTGAGGCGAAAAGAAGCTGAAGACAAGGTCAAGAAGATTATTGCTGCAGAACAGGAGGCAGCAAGACAGAGGAAAGTAGCCCTAGAAGAAGTTGAGAAACTGAAGGCCAAGGCTGAAGAAGCCAGAAAACAGAAGGAGCTTGCTGAAAAAGAGGCTGAAAAACAAATAGAGCTTGCTCAAGAAGCCGCCAGGAACAAAATCgatgcagaagaaaaagcacaTATTGCTGTTATACAGCAGAAAGAGCAGGAATTGATGCAAACTAGAATCCAAGAGCAGAGCATGCTCGATAAGCTTAAAGAAGAGGCTGAGAAGGCCAAACGGGCGCTTGAGGACGCCGAGAGAGCAAAGTCAAAGGCTGAACATGAAGCAGCACTTTCACGTCAGCAGGCAGAGGAAGCAGACCGCCTGAAGCAAAAAGCAGAGGATGAAGCCCAAGCTAAGGCCCAAGCTCAGGAAGATGCAGAAAAGATTCGTAAAGATGCAGAACTAGAAGCTGCTAAGAGAGCCCAGGCCGAGCAGGCAGCCCTCAAGCTTAAACAGCTGGCAGATGCCGAAATGGAGAAAcataagaaatttgcagaaaaaaCTCTTAGACAGAAGGAGCAGGTAGAAGGTGAACTGACTAAAGTTAAGCTCCAGCTGGAGGAAACTGACAACCAGAAAACCATTTTAGATGACGAGTTGGGACGGCTAAAAGAAGAAGTGACCGAGTCTCTGAGGCAGAAGAAACTGGTGGAAGACGAGTTATTCAAAGTGAAAATACAGATGGAAGAGTTGGTGAAACTGAAGATTCGTATcgaagaagaaaataagattcttATAACAAAAGATAAGGACAACACCCAAAAATTCCTGCTGGAGGAAGCCGAAAAGATGAAACAAGTAGCTGAAGAGGCTGCCCGTCTGAGCGTTGAGGCCCAGGAGGCTGCACGTTTAAGGAAGATTGCAGAGGACGACCTAAATGAACAGCGAGCCTTAGCTGAAAAGATGTTGAAGGAGAAAATGCAAGCCGTTCAAGAAGCCACCCGTCTAAAAGCAGAAGCTGAGATGCTGCAGAAACAGAAGGAACTGGCCATGGAGCAAGCTAAGAAACTCCAGGAAGACAAGGAGCAAATGCAGCAGCAGCTTGCCGAGGAGACCGAGGGCTTCCAAAAGACTCTAGAGGCCGAGCGACGCCGACAGCTCGACATAAGTGCCGAAGCCGAACGCCTTAAATTACAAGTGGTTGAAATGAGCAAAGCCCAAGCCAAAGCTGAAGAAGATGCCAAAAAGTTTAGGAAACGGGCTGAAGAAATCAGTGAGAGGTTACACCAAACAGAACTGACAACCAAAGAGAAGATGACTGTGGTTCATACCCTCGAAATACAGAGACAGCAAAGCGATAAGGAGGCTGAAGATCTGCGAAATGCCATTGCAGACctagaaaaagagaaagagaagctCAAGAAGGAGGCTGAACTGCTGCAGAGGAAGTCAGAAGAGGTACCTAATTATTTATATTGCTTACACTCATTATAGAACATTTCACATGTTTCTTTCTTATACATCCAGAGATGCATTTAATTTGTGCTTTTGCCCATTCCATGCACTGTCCATAGTCATTGTTCTCATTGCCGCAGTATCCATAAAGCTGACCAATCGCCCAAAATCAACGTGTGTGCTCTGCTCAGGTCTAGGTACATGCTATACTGATAGAGCAGGGGATTAAGTGACTGCCAGCTTTGATGCTGCTACTCAAAGGACTAGGTGGATTAAAATCCAAGATCCTTAAATTTCCAGCCAATATCAGGAACCTCCTAGATCTTAAATTGTCCGCAGATCTTTTTAAAGTTACCAAGGTGTATGGCCAGGTGTGATAGAGGAATCCCACACCAGTTGAGACCAAAGACTATcctgctgcaaaaagatggtctCTTAGGGTCTCAGGGGGTTCTATTTTTGACAGGTTTTCATTGAGCGTTCCTGAATCTTATGTATTATAGGTCATGATTGTTGTAGAATGAGTGAACCCCAAACACCATAATATTAAAGGGGGAAACTAACAACAATCTTTAACTCTGCAAAATGGTTACAAGTCAGCCTCCTCATGCTTGTTGGTAGATGTTAGTGCCCATAGAGGGTCATGGGCTGCAGGGAACCCTTTTGACCCATTACCTTTTTTGCTTTTGCTATGATGACTATTCTTACACTTCAGTAACCACATTCTTTAATGTATCTTATGTTCTTCACTTAATTAGTTTGATCTGTTTTTTCACAGATGGAGCTAGCTCAACGGGAACAGCTACGTCAAGAAACCCAGACCCTCCAGACCACATTCCTGTCCGAGAAGCAAATATTGATCCAAAAAGAAAAGTACATTGAAGAAGAGAAGGCCAAATTAGAGAAGCTTTTTGAACAAGAGGTCAACAAAGCCCAAAACTTGAAAAGCGAGAAAGAGCGTCAACTTCAGCAGCTGGAGGAGGAAAAACGGCTTCTTGAGATTAGCATGGGCGATGCTGTTAAGAAGCAGCTCGATGCAGAGGACAAAGTGCGTCAGAAACAAGAAGAACTGCAGCAGCTGGATAAAAAGCGACATGAACAAGAGGAACTGCTGGAGGAAGAAAACCGAAAATTGAGGGAAAGACTAGAACAGCTGGAACAAGAACATAGAATAGCCTTGGAGAAAACAAAGGAAATCTTAATTCACAAAGAAACCATCATAACCCAGACCAGAGCCGTGCCAAATGGAAGAGACTCAGTTGATTGTTCCATTGAAAATGGTGAACAAGAAAATGCATTTGATGGCTTAAGGCAGAAAGTATCTGCTAAGAAATTGTATGAGGCAGGTGTACTGACCAAAGAGATGCTGGACAAACTGTCCAATAGGCAGGTATCTGTAGATGACGTCTCCCAACGAGAAGACATCAAAAAATACCTCCAAGGGAAGAGCAGCATTGCTGGACTGCTTCTCAAACCCAGCAATGAAAAGATCAGCATCTACAATGCCATGAAGAAGAAGCTGGTCACCCCTGGCACTGCACTCATCCTGCTGGAAGCCCAGGCTGCCTCTGGCTACATCATTGACCCAGTGAGAAACAAGAGGCTAACAGTCAGCgaagcagtgaaagaaaacgtcATTGGCCCTGAAATACACAACAAGATGCTGTCTGCGGAGAGGGCCATCACTGGTTACAAGGATCCGTATACTGGAGAGAAAATTTCACTCTTCCAAGCTATGAACAAGGACTTAATCGTGAAAGATCATGGAATACGTCTACTGGAAGCCCAAATTGCCACCGGAGGTATTGTAGACCCAGTCAATAGTCATCGTCTGCCTCTGGACTCTGCCTATAAACGAGGCTACTTCGATGAAGAAATGAACAAGGTCTTATCTGATCCCACAGATGACTCCAAAGGCTTCTTTGACCCTAACACCCAAGAAAATCTCACCTACCTGCAGCTTATGGACAGATGTGTGATAGACCCAGAGACTAAGTTGTGTCTTCTGCCACTGACCGACAAAGCTGGAAAAGGAGAACTTGTCTACACCGATTCAGAAACCAAAGACATCTTCAAGAAAGCCACAGTTTCTGTTCCATTTGGAAAATTCCAGGGAAAAAGTGTCACTATCTGGGAAATTATCAATTCTGAATATTTCACGGAAGAGCAAAGACGGGAATTGTTACGACAGTACAAAACGGGCAAAATCACTGTGGAAAAAATCATCAAGATCATCATTACCGTGGTAGAAGAAAATGAAAAGAAGCAGCAGATGTGCTTCGATGGTCTAAGAAATCCCGTCCCAGCAGCAGAACTGGTCGAAAGTAAGATCATCGATAACGATCTGTTCAACCAGCTCCATCAAGGTAAAAAGTCTGTAAAGGAAGTTTCTGAGGTCGACTCTGTAAAAAAATATTTGACTGGAAGCACAGCCATAGCTGGAGTCCGAGTGGAGAAATCTGGCGAGAAACTAAGCTTCTATAATGCCATAAGGAAAAACCTTCTGAAGCCTGCCACGGCTCTCAACCTGCTCGAAGCTCAAGCTGGTACAGGATTCCTCATTGACCCTGTTAAAAATGAATTACTTCCGGTAGATGAGGCTGTAAAAGCTGGAATTGTGGGTCCAGAATACCATGAAAAGTTGCTGTCTGCAGATAAAGCTGTCTCGGGCTACAAGGATCCTTACACCGGGCAAACACTGTCTCTCTTCCAAGCTCTGCAGAAGGGACTGATACCAAAAGACAGTGGAATCCGACTTTTAGATGCACAACTGGCAACAGGTGGCATAATAGATCCAGTAAACAGCCACCGTCTCCCACTTGAGATTGCTTACAAGAGAGGTCATCTGGATGAAGAGACAACCAAGATCCTTTCTGAGCCAGTAGATGAAAACACGGGCTTCTATGATCCAAACAGCCAAGAAAACCTCTCCTATGCCCAGCTGCAGAAGAAGTGCAAGGTGGATAAGAAAACCGGCCACTTGTTACTTCCCCTGTCCGAACAAGCCATACAGTCCCAACTGGAAGAGGTTTACAATGACTCTCAAGCCAAAGAAGCCTTTGATAAAGCAACAGTTGAAGTTCCCGTCGGCAGCTTCAAAGGAAGGACTATTACACTCTGGGAATTGATCCATTCTGAATATTTCACAGAAGAGCAAAGGCGGGAGCTCCTTCGTCAGTATAAGACTGGAAAAGTCACCATCGAGAAAATTATCAAAATCATGATCACTATTGTGGAGGAAACTGAGACCAAGAGACAGCAACGTCTAACCTTCAGCGGTCTCCGAGCTCCGGTACCTGCTAATGAACTTCTGGAGGCCAAGATTATTGATAAAACCCAGTTTGAGCAACTCAAAGAAGGCAAGAAGTCAGTAAAGGAGATATCTGAGACCGACTCTGTCAAGAGATACCTCCAAGGCAGTGACTGCATAGCCGGAGTCTACATTGAAGAGAACAAGTTAAAAATGAACATCTACCAAGCCATGAAGAGGAATCTGCTGAGGCCTGGAACCGCTTTGGTCCTCCTTGAGGCACAAGCCGCGACTGGTTTTATTATTGACCCAGTAAAGAATCAAAAATTCTATGTGAATGAGGCAGTGAAAGCAGGAGTCGTTGGACCAGAGCTGCATGAGAAACTTTTATCTGCTGAAAAAGCTGTTACAGGATACAAAGACCCTTACTCTGGAAACACCATCTCAGTATTCGAAGCTATGCAAAAAGGCTTAATCCTCAGGGAACATGGAATACGCATCTTGGAAGCTCAGATCGCCACCGGTGGAATTATTGACCCTGTTCACAGCCACAGAGTCCCAGTGGAGGTTGCCTATAAACGAGGTTACTTTGATGAAGCCATGAACAAGATCCT encodes:
- the PLEC gene encoding plectin isoform X10, translated to MVVVWHWRKRRRALQDSEDERDRVQKKTFTKWVNKHLIKAQRHVNDLYEDLRDGHNLISLLEVLSGETLPRERDVIRNLRLPREKGRMRFHKLQNVQIALDFLKQRQVKLVNIRNDDIADGNPKLTLGLIWTIILHFQISDIQVSGQSEDMTAKEKLLLWSQRMTEGYQGLRCDNFTGSWRDGRLFNAIIHRHKPMLIDMNRVYRQTNIENLDQAFTVAERDLGVTRLLDPEDVDVPQPDEKSIITYVSSLYDAMPRVPDVQDGVRANELELRWHEYYERVTMLLQWIRHYTVIFEEKRFPASYEEIEILWRQFLKFKETDLPNKEADKNQSKLQYQSLEGAVKSGQLKVPPGYHPLDVEKEWGKLHVSILEREKLLRIELERLERLQRIVSKLQMESGLCEEQLNQADALLQTNIRLLNAGKPLQRAGDIERDLDKADAMIRILFNDVQALKDGRHPQGEQMYRRVYRLHERLVAIRTEYNLRIKSGATQVITQVTHVTQHANRPEVDEVTQRYLQDLLGWVEENQKRINAAEWGSDLPSVESQLGSHRGLHQSINEFRSKIERARADEAQMSGSRGTYQEYLGKLDLQYAKLLNSSKARLRHLESLYAFVAAATKELMWLNDKEEEEVNFDWSERNTNMTNKKDNYSGLMRELELKEKKIKEIQSNGDRLLREDHPGKSTVEAFQAALQTEWSWMLQLCCCIEAHLKENTAYFQFFADVKEAEEHLKKVQDNMRRKYTCDRSVTVTRLEDLVQDSMDEKEQLTEYKGQITGLAKRAKTIIQLKPRSPANPPKGQQPVQAVCDYKQMEITIHKGDECRLVNNSQPYKWKVLNSAGSEAVVPSVCFIVPPPNKEALDAVSRLEVGHQNLLTLWQRLHIDLKSLLSFQYLLRDIQLIQSWNLVTFRSMTSEEYKLILRNLEIHYQNFMRDSQDSQNFHPDDRMNVEKEYNACNQKYEILLRSLERGEQDESTCKNYISQLKNIQLQLEGCEARTISKIRSPLDKDPIKDCSQRIGDQQQIHFELETIQKNLDKVSEKTQKILAQPDLGASAPVLRSEHDITQQKMGQVYSLSSIYLDKLKTINLVIRNTHGAEEVVKTYEDQLKDVHTVPADIKELENSKTDLKRMRGQVEGHQPLFNGLENDLGKAREVSEKMLRAHSERDVDLERYREKVQQLLERWQAIVLQIDLRQRELEQLGKQLRYYRESYEWLIRWIQDAKQRQEKIQSVPITDSRTVKEQLQEEKKLLEESEKNRVKVDECQKYAKQYIDAIKDFELQLVTYKAQLEPVASPVKKPKVQSTSDNIIQEYVELRTKYSELTTLTSQYIKFITETLRRLEEEERAAKKLKEEERKKLAEVEAQLEKQRQLAEAHAQAKALAEKEALELRLNMQEEVSKREVVAVDAEQQKKNIQQELHQMKQISETEIKTKVKLIEEAEYNRKKVEEEIRIIRLQLETSQKQKLGAEDELKELRARAEEAERQKKLAQEEAERLRKQVKDEAQKKREAEEELQRKIQAEKDAAREKQRALDDLEKLRLQAEEAERRMKQAELEKERQIKQAHDVAQQSAEATLQSKRMSFLEKTTQLEMSLQQEHITVTHLQEEAERLKRQQLEAENAKEEAERELEKWRQKANEALRLRLQAEEIAHKKTLAQEEAEKQKEDAEREARKRAKTEDSALRQKELAEEELVKQRKLAEQTASHKLFAEQELIRLKAEVDNGEQQRLVLEEDLFRLKNEVNEAIQRRRGLEEELAKVRAEMEILLKAKTKTEEDSRSASEKSKQMLEEEANKLRELAEEAARLRALSEEAKKQRQLAEEDATRQRAEAERILKEKLAAINEATRLKTEAEIALKEKEAENERLRRLAEDEAYQRKLLEEQATQHKQDIEEKILLLKQSSESELERQKNIVDETVKQRRIIEEEIRILKINFEKASVGKSDLELELQKLKNIADETQKSKEKAEREAEMQRQLALEEEVRRKEAEDKVKKIIAAEQEAARQRKVALEEVEKLKAKAEEARKQKELAEKEAEKQIELAQEAARNKIDAEEKAHIAVIQQKEQELMQTRIQEQSMLDKLKEEAEKAKRALEDAERAKSKAEHEAALSRQQAEEADRLKQKAEDEAQAKAQAQEDAEKIRKDAELEAAKRAQAEQAALKLKQLADAEMEKHKKFAEKTLRQKEQVEGELTKVKLQLEETDNQKTILDDELGRLKEEVTESLRQKKLVEDELFKVKIQMEELVKLKIRIEEENKILITKDKDNTQKFLLEEAEKMKQVAEEAARLSVEAQEAARLRKIAEDDLNEQRALAEKMLKEKMQAVQEATRLKAEAEMLQKQKELAMEQAKKLQEDKEQMQQQLAEETEGFQKTLEAERRRQLDISAEAERLKLQVVEMSKAQAKAEEDAKKFRKRAEEISERLHQTELTTKEKMTVVHTLEIQRQQSDKEAEDLRNAIADLEKEKEKLKKEAELLQRKSEEMELAQREQLRQETQTLQTTFLSEKQILIQKEKYIEEEKAKLEKLFEQEVNKAQNLKSEKERQLQQLEEEKRLLEISMGDAVKKQLDAEDKVRQKQEELQQLDKKRHEQEELLEEENRKLRERLEQLEQEHRIALEKTKEILIHKETIITQTRAVPNGRDSVDCSIENGEQENAFDGLRQKVSAKKLYEAGVLTKEMLDKLSNRQVSVDDVSQREDIKKYLQGKSSIAGLLLKPSNEKISIYNAMKKKLVTPGTALILLEAQAASGYIIDPVRNKRLTVSEAVKENVIGPEIHNKMLSAERAITGYKDPYTGEKISLFQAMNKDLIVKDHGIRLLEAQIATGGIVDPVNSHRLPLDSAYKRGYFDEEMNKVLSDPTDDSKGFFDPNTQENLTYLQLMDRCVIDPETKLCLLPLTDKAGKGELVYTDSETKDIFKKATVSVPFGKFQGKSVTIWEIINSEYFTEEQRRELLRQYKTGKITVEKIIKIIITVVEENEKKQQMCFDGLRNPVPAAELVESKIIDNDLFNQLHQGKKSVKEVSEVDSVKKYLTGSTAIAGVRVEKSGEKLSFYNAIRKNLLKPATALNLLEAQAGTGFLIDPVKNELLPVDEAVKAGIVGPEYHEKLLSADKAVSGYKDPYTGQTLSLFQALQKGLIPKDSGIRLLDAQLATGGIIDPVNSHRLPLEIAYKRGHLDEETTKILSEPVDENTGFYDPNSQENLSYAQLQKKCKVDKKTGHLLLPLSEQAIQSQLEEVYNDSQAKEAFDKATVEVPVGSFKGRTITLWELIHSEYFTEEQRRELLRQYKTGKVTIEKIIKIMITIVEETETKRQQRLTFSGLRAPVPANELLEAKIIDKTQFEQLKEGKKSVKEISETDSVKRYLQGSDCIAGVYIEENKLKMNIYQAMKRNLLRPGTALVLLEAQAATGFIIDPVKNQKFYVNEAVKAGVVGPELHEKLLSAEKAVTGYKDPYSGNTISVFEAMQKGLILREHGIRILEAQIATGGIIDPVHSHRVPVEVAYKRGYFDEAMNKILSDPTDDTKGFFDPNTHENLTYLQLKERCIKDPETSLTLLLLKKMEKSAADEPTKVYSDTETKKVFEETTVDIPAGSLEGSSMTIWELMHSDLLPKEERERLMAEFQAGKLSKERMIIIIIEIIEKTEIIRQQELYSYDFVRRHITAEDMYQSKLITLEMYTMLKQGTKTIQEIIQIETVWRYLYGTGCVAGLQMPASKDTISIYQAMKKGLIPNDVAYLLLDAQAATGFMIDPVKNELLTVDEAVRKGIVGPEIHDRLLSAERAVTGYRDPYTEQMISIFQAMRKDLISSDQALRLLDAQIATGGVIDPRFGFHIPNETAYTRGYLNKETFDMLSEPSEVRSYVDPSTDEKLSYSQLLKRCRRDERSNLFLLPLADKRKLTFKGLRKEISMEELIKSNVMDAVTAQQLQDGLTSIEEVSRNLQKFLEGTSCIAGVYVEATKERYSIYQAMKKGMIRPGTAFELLEAQAATGYVIDPIKCLKLAVEDAVRMGIVGTEFKDKLLSAERAVTGYKDPYSGKLISLFQAMKKGLILKDHGIRLLEAQIATGGIIDPEESHRLPVETAYKRGLFDEEMNEILTDPSDDTKGFFDPNTEENLTYLQLMERCITDPDTGLCLLPLKEKKRERKTSSKSSVRKRRVVIVDPETGKEMSVYEAYRKGLIDQQTYIELSEQECEWEEVTISSSDGVVKSIITDRRSGRQYDIDDAISKGLIDQSSLDQYRAGTLSITEFADMLSGNMSGFRSRSSSVGSSSSYTASPARRDQASSWSDPSEETGPIAGIVDTDTLEKVSITEAMHRNLVDNITGQRLLEAQACTGGIIDPITGEKFSVVDAVNKGLVDKIMVDRINLAQKAFNGFEDPRTKTKMSAAQALKKGWLYYEAGQRFLEVQYLTGGLIEPEVPGRVGLEEALHKGTIDSRTAQKLRDVNTYSKYLTCPKTKLKISYKEAMEKSMVEDGTGLRLLEAASQSSKGYYSPYNVSGPGSASGSRSGSRTGSRPGSRRGSFDATGNSNFTMNFSSSSYTSSSYGRRYANNPQDAPFDATELASALLNLHLSCSQESRRGLDTLTTLKPGLV